One window of Pseudomonas sp. ML2-2023-3 genomic DNA carries:
- a CDS encoding ATP-binding cassette domain-containing protein, whose amino-acid sequence MSLDIRNLHVSIEGVPILHDVSLQVGSGQMVGLIGHNGAGKTTLIRAIMGLLDADSGSITFAGQDLRGLPGFTRAGAGISYLPEDRRLIPSLTVEENILLPVWANKLADSQRRLEWVYSLIPEIAQFRDRKAMQLSGGQQKLVALARALMPGNKLLLLDEPFEGVAPVLSRRLSEVIAKLGQEGLCVLISESDDTHSADLVDALFRIERGSVTVG is encoded by the coding sequence ATGAGTCTGGATATTCGCAATCTGCACGTTTCGATCGAAGGCGTGCCCATCCTCCATGACGTCTCCCTGCAGGTGGGAAGCGGCCAGATGGTTGGCCTGATCGGTCACAACGGTGCCGGCAAAACCACCCTGATCCGCGCCATCATGGGCCTGCTCGACGCCGATTCCGGCTCGATCACCTTTGCCGGTCAGGACCTGCGCGGCCTGCCCGGGTTTACCCGCGCCGGTGCCGGTATCAGCTACCTGCCCGAAGACCGTCGCCTGATCCCGTCGTTGACCGTGGAAGAAAATATCCTGCTGCCGGTCTGGGCCAATAAGTTGGCCGACAGCCAGCGCCGCCTGGAGTGGGTCTACAGCCTGATCCCGGAAATCGCCCAGTTTCGTGACCGCAAGGCCATGCAATTGTCCGGCGGGCAACAAAAGCTGGTGGCACTGGCGCGGGCATTGATGCCGGGCAACAAGTTGCTGCTGCTCGATGAGCCCTTCGAAGGTGTGGCGCCGGTGTTGTCCCGGCGTTTGAGCGAGGTGATTGCCAAGCTGGGTCAGGAAGGATTGTGCGTACTGATTTCTGAATCTGATGACACTCACTCTGCCGATCTGGTCGATGCGTTGTTTCGCATCGAGCGCGGCAGCGTGACCGTAGGGTAG
- a CDS encoding iron-containing alcohol dehydrogenase has product MSKFIFETTPRVICEIDGALRLGALCRELKAERVLLISDPGLLRAGLLDAPLQAMRDSGLQVTLYSDVQADPPAASVQDAVDVARQCRAQAVIGLGGGSSLDTAKLVALLCGQTQCLEDIYGIGLAKGPRLPLIQVPTTAGTGSEVTAVAIVTTPSHEKKGVVSPLLYPDIALLDARLTVGLPAAVSAMTGVDAMVHAIEAYTSVHKKNVLSDGLAVQALTLLAANMDRVLAEPGDLQARSDMLLGSMLAGMAFANAPVAAVHALAYPLGGHFHVPHGLSNALVLVPVLNFNRSAAESLYAQLAAAVLPGQRFASAVEACDGFIDFMTGLVARMPFAQRLHEVGVTAENLDRLTNDALKVERLLINNPRPLDRDDIYGIYASVL; this is encoded by the coding sequence ATGTCAAAATTCATCTTTGAAACCACACCGCGGGTGATCTGCGAAATCGATGGTGCGCTGCGCCTTGGCGCCCTGTGCCGCGAACTGAAAGCCGAGCGCGTGCTGCTGATCAGCGACCCGGGCCTGCTGCGTGCGGGGCTGCTGGATGCACCGCTGCAGGCCATGCGCGACAGCGGATTGCAGGTCACGTTGTACAGTGACGTGCAGGCCGATCCGCCTGCGGCATCGGTGCAGGACGCGGTTGATGTTGCGCGTCAATGTCGTGCTCAGGCGGTTATCGGTCTGGGCGGCGGCAGCTCCCTGGACACGGCCAAACTGGTGGCTTTGCTCTGCGGTCAGACACAGTGCCTGGAGGACATCTACGGCATTGGCCTTGCCAAGGGGCCACGGCTGCCGCTGATTCAGGTTCCGACCACGGCAGGGACAGGTTCGGAGGTGACGGCGGTGGCGATTGTCACCACCCCCAGCCATGAGAAAAAGGGCGTGGTCAGCCCCTTGTTGTACCCCGACATTGCCTTGCTCGATGCACGGCTGACGGTTGGCCTGCCCGCCGCGGTCAGCGCCATGACCGGGGTCGATGCGATGGTGCATGCCATCGAGGCTTACACCAGCGTGCACAAAAAGAACGTGTTGTCCGACGGACTGGCCGTTCAGGCCCTGACCTTGCTGGCGGCCAACATGGACCGGGTGCTGGCCGAACCCGGCGACTTGCAGGCGCGATCGGACATGCTGCTGGGCTCGATGCTCGCCGGCATGGCATTCGCCAATGCCCCGGTGGCGGCGGTGCACGCGCTGGCCTATCCATTGGGCGGACATTTCCATGTGCCCCACGGGTTGAGCAATGCCCTGGTGCTGGTGCCCGTACTGAACTTCAATCGCTCAGCTGCCGAGTCGCTCTATGCACAACTGGCCGCGGCGGTGTTGCCGGGCCAGCGGTTTGCCAGTGCGGTCGAGGCTTGCGATGGCTTTATCGATTTCATGACCGGTCTGGTGGCGCGCATGCCATTTGCCCAGCGCCTGCATGAAGTGGGTGTCACGGCTGAGAACCTTGACCGGTTGACCAATGACGCGCTGAAAGTCGAGCGACTGCTGATCAACAACCCGCGCCCGCTTGACCGCGACGACATCTACGGCATTTACGCCTCGGTGCTGTAG
- a CDS encoding iron-containing alcohol dehydrogenase yields the protein MNHEFRSVPRIVCEVGALQEVGYVFRGLGAQRVMLVCDPGIVSLGFAGQACKVLEAAGCEVAVFDQVAPDPSSALVERAVKQAQGFKADGVLGLGGGSSLDAAKLVALLINSEQPLEDLYGTDKALGQRTPLVLMPTTSGTGSEVTWVSVITDAQQRKQAVYSPQLLPDVAILDPQLTLGLPAKVTAATGLDAMVHAIEAYTSRTRKNPISDGLATAALALLGANLPKVLANGQDLEARTAMLQGSLMAGMAFVNASVAAIHALAYPLGARFHIPHGHANALVMAPVIRFNLASAQRHYAELAAHLLPGQDFDNEASAAEAFVQAVEGLVKASGLEQRLSNLNVDQASLPVMASDVVVGIRRLIDSNPCDMTEQDVEAIYRSIY from the coding sequence ATGAACCATGAATTCAGAAGTGTGCCGCGTATCGTCTGTGAAGTCGGGGCATTACAGGAAGTCGGTTACGTATTCAGAGGCCTGGGCGCACAGCGTGTGATGCTGGTGTGTGACCCGGGCATAGTCAGCCTGGGCTTTGCCGGGCAGGCCTGCAAAGTGCTTGAGGCGGCAGGTTGCGAAGTGGCGGTGTTTGATCAGGTCGCGCCCGATCCGTCATCGGCGCTGGTTGAACGGGCAGTGAAACAGGCGCAAGGGTTCAAGGCCGATGGGGTGCTGGGACTGGGCGGTGGCAGTTCCCTGGACGCGGCCAAACTGGTGGCGTTGCTGATCAACAGCGAGCAACCCCTGGAAGACTTGTACGGCACCGACAAGGCCCTGGGCCAACGCACGCCGCTGGTATTGATGCCTACCACCTCGGGCACCGGTTCCGAGGTGACGTGGGTCTCGGTGATTACCGACGCGCAACAGCGTAAACAGGCGGTTTATTCGCCTCAATTGCTGCCGGATGTGGCGATTCTCGACCCGCAACTGACCCTCGGCCTGCCAGCGAAAGTGACAGCGGCTACGGGGCTGGATGCGATGGTGCATGCCATCGAGGCCTACACCAGTCGCACCCGTAAAAACCCGATCTCCGATGGTCTGGCGACCGCGGCCCTGGCACTGCTGGGTGCCAACTTGCCCAAGGTTCTGGCCAACGGACAGGACCTGGAAGCGCGTACCGCCATGTTGCAAGGTTCATTGATGGCAGGCATGGCGTTCGTCAATGCGTCGGTGGCGGCCATCCATGCGCTGGCATACCCGCTGGGGGCACGTTTTCATATCCCTCATGGCCACGCCAATGCCCTGGTCATGGCGCCGGTGATCCGTTTCAACCTGGCCAGCGCTCAGCGCCACTACGCTGAACTGGCCGCGCACCTGCTGCCAGGCCAGGATTTTGACAATGAGGCCAGCGCCGCCGAAGCGTTTGTCCAGGCCGTCGAGGGGCTGGTCAAAGCCAGTGGGCTGGAGCAGCGCCTGTCGAATTTGAACGTGGATCAAGCATCACTGCCGGTGATGGCCAGTGACGTGGTGGTGGGCATTCGTCGGCTGATCGACAGCAATCCCTGTGACATGACCGAGCAAGACGTGGAGGCCATTTACCGAAGCATTTACTAG
- a CDS encoding DUF6124 family protein, with protein sequence MKKITPDPPALPLDAADSHDPLLDRAAVERALNYYLQNHKHYRPIGTAMLAIPHSVNSEAALAQASDLLRCAGACANEAGNGLSGPARDLVLSVMHLVELAKGYVDKSLDTLATH encoded by the coding sequence ATGAAAAAAATCACCCCCGATCCCCCTGCTTTACCCCTCGATGCTGCTGACAGTCACGACCCGTTGCTGGACCGTGCCGCCGTCGAACGTGCGCTCAATTACTACCTGCAAAACCATAAGCATTATCGCCCTATAGGCACGGCCATGCTGGCCATCCCGCACAGTGTCAATTCAGAAGCGGCTTTGGCCCAGGCGTCAGACTTGTTGCGCTGTGCGGGTGCCTGCGCGAATGAGGCGGGGAATGGCTTGAGCGGGCCTGCGCGCGATTTGGTGTTGTCGGTCATGCACTTGGTGGAGCTGGCCAAGGGCTATGTCGACAAGTCGCTGGACACACTGGCAACGCACTGA
- the poxB gene encoding ubiquinone-dependent pyruvate dehydrogenase, whose translation MTRTVADFITETLQQAGVKRVFGVVGDSLNGFTDALRRQEQIEWIHMRNEESAAFAAGAEAHLTGELAVCAGSCGPGNLHLINGLFDAHRSGVPVLALAAHIPGSEIGIDYFQATHPESLFKECSHYVELVSHPEQLPQILQRAMRVAIAKRGVAVVVIPGDVALQVTEAKVPQWIKPAQPLICPAPADIDRLASFLNDGKKVTLLCGAGCAGAHSEILALAERLNAPIVHALRGKEHVEYDNPYDVGMTGLIGFASGYKAMMNCDTLLMLGTNFPYRQFYPQHSYIAQIDLRPEALGNRCPLQLGLLGDVKLTLQAVLPKVMQNPDHEHLDAACADYRKAREDLDALAESSPNSSIIHPQYLNRLVSELAAEDAIFTCDVGTPTAWAARYLKMNGKRRLIGSFNHGSMANAMLQAIGAQATFPDRQVISMSGDGGFTMMMGDFLTLNQVGFPVKVIVLNNGTLGFVEMEMKAAGFPDVGCDLKNPNFAAMAQAMGVKGIRVEHPAQLEAALREAFSHDGPVLVDVVSARQELVMPPTKTFEQAKGFSLFMLKTVMDGRARELIDLAKVNLWR comes from the coding sequence ATGACCAGAACGGTTGCCGATTTCATCACCGAAACCCTGCAGCAAGCCGGCGTAAAACGCGTGTTCGGCGTGGTGGGCGATTCACTCAACGGTTTTACCGATGCCCTGCGCCGCCAGGAGCAGATCGAGTGGATCCATATGCGCAATGAGGAGTCCGCTGCTTTTGCCGCCGGGGCCGAGGCCCATTTGACTGGCGAGCTGGCGGTATGCGCCGGCAGTTGCGGGCCGGGCAACCTGCACTTGATCAATGGCCTGTTCGACGCCCATCGCAGTGGTGTACCGGTACTGGCGCTGGCCGCCCATATTCCCGGCAGTGAGATCGGTATCGATTACTTCCAGGCCACCCACCCCGAAAGCCTGTTCAAGGAATGCAGCCATTACGTCGAACTGGTGTCCCACCCCGAGCAGTTGCCGCAGATTCTGCAGCGGGCCATGCGCGTGGCCATCGCCAAACGCGGGGTCGCGGTCGTCGTGATTCCCGGCGATGTGGCGCTGCAAGTCACCGAGGCCAAAGTGCCGCAATGGATAAAGCCTGCCCAACCGCTGATTTGCCCTGCCCCGGCCGATATCGACCGGCTGGCGTCGTTTCTCAATGATGGCAAGAAAGTCACGCTGCTGTGCGGCGCAGGCTGCGCCGGTGCCCATAGCGAAATCCTGGCGCTGGCCGAGCGCTTGAACGCGCCCATCGTGCATGCCCTGCGCGGCAAGGAACATGTCGAATACGACAACCCCTATGACGTCGGCATGACCGGACTGATCGGCTTCGCCTCGGGTTACAAGGCGATGATGAACTGCGACACCTTGTTGATGCTCGGCACCAATTTTCCGTATCGCCAGTTTTACCCGCAGCACAGCTACATCGCGCAAATCGACTTGCGCCCCGAAGCCCTGGGCAACCGTTGCCCGCTGCAATTGGGCCTGCTGGGTGATGTGAAGCTCACGCTACAGGCGGTGCTGCCCAAGGTGATGCAAAATCCCGATCACGAACACCTCGATGCCGCCTGCGCCGACTACAGAAAAGCCCGCGAAGACCTCGATGCGCTGGCTGAAAGCAGCCCCAACAGTTCGATCATTCATCCGCAGTACCTCAATCGCCTGGTCAGTGAACTGGCGGCAGAGGATGCGATTTTCACCTGCGATGTCGGCACGCCTACCGCATGGGCTGCCCGTTATTTGAAGATGAATGGCAAACGGCGCCTGATCGGCTCGTTCAATCACGGCTCGATGGCCAATGCCATGCTGCAGGCCATCGGGGCGCAAGCGACATTTCCTGATCGCCAGGTCATTTCAATGTCTGGGGATGGCGGATTCACCATGATGATGGGCGACTTTCTGACCCTCAATCAGGTGGGTTTTCCGGTCAAGGTCATCGTACTCAACAACGGCACCCTGGGCTTTGTGGAAATGGAAATGAAAGCCGCGGGCTTCCCGGATGTGGGCTGCGACCTGAAAAACCCGAACTTTGCGGCAATGGCCCAGGCCATGGGCGTGAAAGGGATACGGGTTGAGCACCCGGCACAGCTGGAAGCCGCACTGCGAGAAGCTTTCAGCCATGATGGCCCCGTGCTGGTGGACGTAGTCAGCGCCCGCCAGGAGCTAGTCATGCCGCCGACCAAAACCTTCGAGCAGGCCAAGGGGTTCAGCCTGTTTATGCTCAAGACAGTGATGGACGGCCGCGCACGGGAGCTGATCGATCTGGCCAAAGTCAATTTGTGGCGTTGA
- a CDS encoding glutamine synthetase family protein encodes MSASTTFAPLQEALDFLEQHPDIEMFELFIIDNNGVPRGKLLHRDELRAVYESGRPLPSTILGLSINGDDVENTGLVWDVGDIDCRAYPVSGSLQRMPWRLIPTAAVQVSMHPQQGMPATVADPRHLLAKVIDGLKADGYYPVMAAELEFYLLDQQRDSNGRPQPARDADGQRPRATQVYGLRELEQIEPFLADLYSACKLQGIPARTAISEYAPGQVEITLEHRSDALQAMDEAVRYKRLVKGVAHKHGMVACFMAKPFDDLAGTGMHMHVSLADKEGNNLFASEAPDGTPLLRQAVGGMLSTLLDSLLMFCPNANSYRRFQSNSYAPLAATWGVDNRTVSLRVPGGPAYSRHIEHRICGADANPYLAAAAILAGIHRGIREQLDPGAPIEGNGYAQATEMLPNDWLTTLRALDGSQWAKEAFGPAFLKVYLAVKKSEYRQFMGEVGEQDWRWYLQQA; translated from the coding sequence ATGAGTGCCTCCACCACGTTTGCCCCGCTACAAGAAGCCCTGGATTTTCTGGAACAGCACCCGGACATCGAGATGTTCGAGCTGTTCATTATCGATAACAACGGCGTGCCCCGGGGCAAGTTGTTGCACCGCGACGAATTGCGGGCGGTGTACGAGAGCGGACGGCCGCTGCCCAGCACAATTCTGGGGTTGAGCATCAATGGCGATGATGTGGAAAACACCGGGCTGGTATGGGATGTGGGTGATATCGATTGCCGCGCTTACCCGGTCAGCGGCAGTTTGCAGCGCATGCCGTGGCGCTTGATTCCTACGGCGGCAGTGCAAGTCAGCATGCACCCGCAGCAGGGAATGCCCGCCACCGTGGCCGACCCCAGGCACTTGCTGGCCAAGGTGATCGACGGCCTCAAGGCGGACGGTTACTACCCGGTGATGGCGGCAGAGCTGGAGTTTTATCTGCTCGATCAGCAGCGTGACAGCAATGGCCGCCCGCAACCGGCGCGCGATGCCGATGGTCAGCGTCCGCGCGCTACCCAGGTGTATGGGCTGCGGGAGCTGGAGCAAATCGAGCCGTTTCTGGCCGACCTTTACAGCGCCTGCAAGCTGCAAGGGATCCCGGCCCGCACGGCGATTTCCGAGTACGCACCGGGGCAAGTGGAAATCACCCTGGAGCACCGCAGCGACGCGCTGCAAGCGATGGACGAGGCCGTGCGCTACAAGCGCCTGGTCAAGGGCGTGGCGCACAAGCACGGGATGGTTGCCTGCTTTATGGCCAAGCCATTCGATGACCTGGCCGGAACCGGCATGCACATGCATGTGAGCCTGGCCGACAAGGAGGGCAACAACCTGTTTGCCAGTGAGGCGCCGGACGGTACGCCATTACTCAGGCAGGCGGTTGGGGGGATGCTCAGTACCTTGCTCGACTCGTTGTTGATGTTTTGCCCCAATGCCAACTCGTATCGCCGTTTTCAAAGCAACAGCTATGCGCCGCTGGCCGCGACCTGGGGCGTGGACAATCGCACGGTGAGCTTGCGGGTCCCGGGCGGTCCGGCGTACTCGCGGCATATAGAACACCGTATTTGTGGCGCCGACGCCAATCCCTACCTGGCCGCAGCCGCCATTCTGGCCGGTATTCATCGTGGCATTCGCGAGCAGCTCGATCCGGGCGCGCCGATTGAAGGCAACGGGTATGCCCAGGCCACCGAAATGCTGCCGAACGACTGGCTGACCACCTTGCGGGCGCTGGATGGCTCGCAGTGGGCGAAAGAGGCGTTCGGGCCAGCCTTCTTGAAGGTGTACCTGGCCGTGAAGAAATCGGAGTACCGACAGTTCATGGGTGAGGTGGGTGAGCAGGACTGGCGTTGGTATTTGCAGCAGGCGTGA
- a CDS encoding class I SAM-dependent methyltransferase, translating into MSSQPPSTHIEHEFAERYDREHAKVCLQAQPQGVVRRLALWREKRLVRRALKVAGEPGLVLDLACGAGRFWPVLAEHGNRVILASDSSQDMLNHAQTHHPASLLARIKLFQSSVFSIDISENAVDCIFCMQLFHHVRDSDHRLAILRELHRVSRDSLILSVPLGRGTEPVNDPQRIVVSRGEIETQFKQAGFSILKQYEVLPGFGMGSIYILRKDT; encoded by the coding sequence ATGTCATCGCAGCCACCTTCTACCCATATTGAGCATGAGTTCGCCGAGCGTTATGACCGCGAGCATGCGAAGGTTTGCCTGCAGGCTCAGCCCCAGGGGGTTGTTCGCAGGTTGGCGTTGTGGCGCGAGAAGCGTCTGGTTCGCCGTGCGTTGAAAGTGGCGGGGGAACCCGGGCTGGTCCTGGACCTGGCCTGCGGTGCCGGGCGTTTCTGGCCTGTATTGGCCGAGCACGGCAATCGGGTGATCCTGGCCTCGGATTCGTCGCAAGACATGCTCAATCACGCCCAGACCCACCATCCAGCCAGTTTGCTGGCGCGCATCAAGCTGTTTCAAAGCTCGGTGTTCTCCATCGATATTTCCGAGAACGCGGTGGACTGCATTTTTTGCATGCAGCTGTTCCACCACGTGCGCGACAGTGACCATCGACTGGCCATTTTGCGTGAGCTGCACCGGGTCAGTCGCGACAGCCTGATCCTGTCAGTGCCTCTTGGTCGTGGGACAGAGCCGGTCAATGACCCGCAACGTATCGTGGTCAGCAGGGGCGAAATTGAAACTCAGTTCAAACAGGCAGGTTTCAGCATCCTCAAGCAGTATGAGGTGCTGCCCGGTTTTGGCATGGGCAGCATCTATATCTTGCGCAAAGATACTTAG
- the ampC gene encoding class C beta-lactamase: MKMSCKLSAMTLSLVGLCAFANAALAQNPEPALDAAVQDGAKKVMQAYAVPGLVIAVSVNGKQHFYNFGVASKATKEPMSPDTLFEVGSISKVFTATLATYAQAKGQLSLNDTVAKYEPELEGTPFGKITLTHLATHTAGGFPLQLPDSVQNQSQLMSYFKDWKPVYPTGTQRSYANPSIGMLGQIAAKSMNMPFTQAMEQQLFPALGLQSTYLTVPADKMGVYAQGYNKQDEPVRLNPGVLGNEAYGVKTNARDLIHFTELSLGQGDASPTIRQALADTRVGYYRIGPVIQDLIWEQYAYPVELKSLLVGNSDKMAYENNGAIALNPPLAPQQAVWINKTGSTNGFGGYAVMVPSEQKSIVILANKNYPNSARVEFAYEILKALN, encoded by the coding sequence ATGAAAATGTCCTGCAAACTGTCAGCAATGACTCTCTCGCTGGTAGGTCTTTGTGCCTTTGCCAATGCTGCACTGGCTCAAAACCCTGAGCCCGCGCTGGATGCCGCAGTGCAAGACGGCGCCAAAAAGGTGATGCAAGCGTACGCAGTACCCGGTCTGGTTATCGCCGTGAGCGTTAACGGCAAACAACACTTTTACAACTTCGGTGTAGCGTCAAAGGCCACCAAAGAACCCATGAGCCCGGACACTCTCTTTGAAGTCGGCTCCATCAGCAAAGTGTTTACCGCCACCCTGGCCACCTATGCCCAAGCCAAAGGCCAGCTATCACTTAACGACACCGTTGCCAAATACGAGCCTGAGCTCGAAGGCACACCCTTTGGCAAGATTACGCTGACCCATCTGGCCACTCACACGGCTGGCGGATTCCCGTTGCAGCTGCCTGACAGCGTGCAGAACCAAAGCCAGTTGATGAGCTATTTCAAAGACTGGAAGCCGGTTTACCCGACCGGCACGCAGCGCAGCTATGCCAACCCCAGCATTGGCATGCTCGGCCAGATTGCAGCCAAAAGCATGAACATGCCGTTTACCCAGGCGATGGAGCAGCAACTGTTCCCGGCACTGGGCCTGCAAAGCACCTACCTGACGGTGCCCGCGGACAAAATGGGGGTGTATGCCCAGGGCTACAACAAACAGGATGAACCCGTCAGGCTCAACCCCGGCGTTCTGGGCAACGAAGCCTACGGCGTAAAAACCAATGCCCGCGACCTGATTCACTTTACCGAGCTGAGCCTGGGCCAGGGCGATGCCAGCCCCACCATTCGCCAGGCATTGGCTGACACCCGTGTCGGTTACTATCGCATCGGGCCTGTGATTCAGGACCTGATCTGGGAACAGTACGCTTACCCTGTCGAACTCAAATCGCTGCTGGTGGGCAACTCGGACAAAATGGCCTACGAGAACAATGGCGCCATCGCCCTCAACCCGCCCCTGGCGCCACAGCAGGCGGTGTGGATCAACAAGACCGGGTCAACCAACGGTTTTGGCGGGTACGCGGTGATGGTGCCGTCCGAGCAGAAATCGATTGTCATCCTGGCCAACAAGAACTACCCGAACAGCGCACGTGTCGAGTTCGCGTACGAGATCTTGAAAGCGTTGAACTAA